Within the Medicago truncatula cultivar Jemalong A17 chromosome 4, MtrunA17r5.0-ANR, whole genome shotgun sequence genome, the region CAATGATGAGAACAACTTGAAATTTGATGAGCAAGAGAGAGGAAATTTACCTTGACTCAAACTCCTCCTCACATGTCTCGCAAAAATGACCAAGATTTCTCTAattcaagaaagaaagaaaaaaaatcagaatagaGCAGAAAGGCTTCTGTTTAATTGGAAGACATGGAACACAACATAGCAAAATATAGATATAACCAACGTTATCCTGGCTACCTCAAATGTGTGAATTTAAAAAAGCACAGAATAATAAACAAGAAAATGGAAATATGAACAAATCAAGATAGCAGACCTTTTAATTTCATCTAAATTAACCACACTTAGTAAAGCAAAAAAATTGGAAGTAAAACAAGGGTTTTCAAGTTAACAAAACTGCTAAAACAAAAACAGTATATCAGAACAGGTACAGCTACATACATATCTCAGTAGTCATGGCACAATACAGGAACAGAACAggttattatattatattcataaaaacatACATTTGGTTTTCTTCCTCTGGTTGAAAGTTTTGATCTGGGTTTTGTGTTCTTTGAAGTTCCTTTTTTATCAACAGGTTGATTTGAAATCTTCTTCTTATCTCTACCCACCTGCTCATTCTCTTTACCGGCATTATCCTCATTTTCCTCAAAATATTGAGAACTAGACTCTTGTGCATAAGAATCACCATCTCCAATATTGATTACATTCTTCTCATATTTGCCATTAGTAGGCACATTAGTTTCATCCCCATTTTTCCCACCCTTCTCTTTCTTTGCTCTACGTTTCTTTTTTGCAGGCTTTCGGTTGTTATATTCCATAGCACCAACCCCATCATTCTCATTCTCACTCTCAATTTGAGTCGGAGTTTCAGAAACCTCGGGCTTGTGTGTTGAAGCACTGGGTTTTCTGCTCTTACGTCCAGCCAGCATTGCTTCAAGAACCccaatttcatcatcatcaacatcgtCATCGTTGCCATCAttctcatcaaaatcaaaccgGCCCTTGTGCCCAGATACCATTGTTTCAAGaacatcattctcatcatcatcgTCGTCATTAACAACAAAATCAACTGACGCACCAGTCTCCTCCCCATCTTTTGCATGCTCAGCATCAAAAAATTCATCATCGTCACCATCATCATTCAGCTCAACCCCATTTGCACTCTCCTCATCTGCAACATTAAGACTGTCTCGAATCCTCTCCTCCAAATCATCAACCCTAACTCCATCCTCCTCACTTTCCAATCTCTCCTCATCAACTCCTTCTCTTTCACTTTCACCTTCCTCATCCACCTCAGCTTCTAactcctcttcatcatcaagtGAATCCTTGAACTCGGCAACTTTCTCCTTATGCTTCTTACTCTGCTCATGATTCTTCCATTGCTTCTCACTCTTAAACTTCTTCCCACACAACACACAATAAAACTCCTTCTCATCTTTCTTCTCAGACTCATCATCCTCGTACAAATCCTCAACCTCTTCCTCATCAACCTTAGCCCAATCAGGCTCCTCATAAGCCATAGCCCTCTCCTTCCTCTCCATCTCCAACTTCCTTTTCCTCTCCTTCTCctcctctttcttcttctccatctcCAAATTCTTCTTCACCTTCATATCAATCACTCTCTTATCCCTCTTCTTCACAAAATCAGCCAACTTCCTCACAGTATCATTATACTCCCTCTTCGCCTTCCTCCTCACCTTATTATTCTCTTCCTCCATCAACCTCCGTGACTTCCTATTCGGACCCGCCATAGCATCATACTCATCCGCCCAACAAAAATCCATAACAGTCGAAAATCCCAACCAATAACTATAAAAGGCCGTAACCTGCGCATAAGGACTATCCAAGTTCCCCATAAGAGGAGCTTGTCTAACAGAATCAATCCCTAAACCTAATTTCTTAGCAAAATTAATCTCATTCGCctgaattttatcaaacacatcaGAATAAACCTTATAGAAACCCTTACCGGAATCCGAAAACCCAGAATAAACGGTATTCGAGAAAAACGAAAACAGGTCAGGGACAACGGAATTAGACTTGGAATTTGGATCGGAGAAGAGGATTTGAGAACGGTGGGAATCGTACCAAGCTCGTTCCTTTGGATCGGAGAGAACCTCATAAGCGTGTTGTAGCTCCTGAAATTGAGCGGTGGCTTCGGATTGAGAGAGGCCTGATTTGACGAGCTTGTCGGGGTGGCGTTGGAGGGCGAGTTTCCGGTAAGCTGATCGGAGTTCTTCTGGTGAGCATTCGCGAGGTAGACCGAGAACTTCGTAGTGGCATCGCTTCGCCGTCGATGCCATTGTTGCTTCGATGAACAATTAGGGTTTCGTATTTCGTGTGCTTTTCGTTTTCTCAAAGTTACCCTGAGGTTGACGACGACAGAAGTCGAAAACAAAACCGTTTTGGGTTTTTACccctaatatatataaatttttcttttttgatgaaATAAACATTAGtataaattattactattattattttacaaaattagtactatataaattatttgtctttttccggtagaatatatatatataaattcctttcgtaaaaaaaataaataaatataaatttatgagAAATGATGATTGTAGAACcacttttttaacaatttttggaacaatCATCTCTTTCATACTTACATGTGATTTtattctttatcttcttctttctctctctattttttttttttttgaatcagcaaaatattattaaccaacAAGCCCGTGCAAGAAAGAGGAAAAGTGgatgtcacaaaagttgtttaaaattggatgtacaaatatcactcctctAAATTTATATGGATTGACTTTTGTCCCACAAACTTATCTCACTTGGCACAACATGCATAATATATAACATGGGTTCAAGCTTCAGTCatctcacttattcatcttaaaaataagaattttttattatgcACATGATATTTTGACTTTGATTTGACGCGTCCAATTTAACCACTCATTATGCGATTGAAACATGGTAAGATTAAGACTGCTTCCCATGTCCTTTAGttgtagagttttttttttttttttgatatgtTTGGGACTCACATGTTTAAGAGTATTCGTTTAACttcctttattttttgggttttacCTATTTTTTGCTTGAACTTATGGATAGTTTATAAATAACACTCAACCTAACATAATTTcatctttaaaagaaaaaattgtgatGACTTACACATGACCTATaacaaacaaatacttcaaaaatgtaatatcatgtacttgtgGTTGGAGTACCTGGGAAAAAAATTCAtactttaaaatatgaaaaatatttaagtgATGTTAGGTTTTAGTGACTTtggtaaaatataataatacatctatgattaaaataaattattttcataaaaaataacaattggtTAAGAAAGAAATAAAGACAAAGTCTAATTTCACCAAAATTGAATGTCACCCCTAACCTAAGTAAAACCCATAAAATATCAAACTTATCTCCATAAACCTAGCTTAAgcttactatttatttatttattttgtaaatggCAAGTATGTTATTCCATTGGCTTCCTCCACGATGAAGCTAAGCCAGAACCTTAATTTACAAACCAACCCACCAATCCAAACCAGAATTCATCGCCTCCCTCTTTCACCAAATATTACAACTTCCCATCTCTTCACACCTCCCCTTCAAAAGAACAGATTCAAATGCATTACTCTAAAAGCTATCAACGAATCAATTTCATTGCCAACCATGTCCGAAATACTAGAATCATCAAGTGCTCAAAAACTCAACCTTCAGCTTCAAACTCTAGGACCCTTTTTCAGAATCACAGCAAGGAGTTTGGTAACAGATAATGAGCTTGGAAAAGCTGAGGGATTGGTAAGAATGTGGTTTGGAAGAGGTAATATTCTTCACTTGGATTCTATTAAACTCCAAAGAGAAACACTTGGAATGGAGAAATCAATATTTGGAATTGGTTTGTATATTGGAGCTGTTGCTATTAGACATGGATTTGATTGTGGTTGCAAATCAGCTCAATTACTTGCTATCAATGATTCTGATCTTTACCATTCTAAGGTCCTCTTCTTTCCAACCTTATCCTTAacttcactttttattttattttattttttattttgctatcaaatttaataattattcgGTTAAAcatctattcttttttttagcataacttttattataattttaaaatggttaACACAATTTAAATAAATGGTTAATTGTGTTCAgtagataattaattaatgttacaTTAATTTCACTAACCACGAAAATGGATGTGGTTAACCATAATTTGCAGGTGTTCAAACACTTGTAGATTTGAACACTTAatatgagacggagggagtagtatgaTGGTACATGGGACTAGTCCTAGAAGAGttatttgatagttttttttttttttgttgaaaagcAGTTGATTAGGTTCTACACAAGACTTGGGTTTAAACCTGTGTATGAAGTAACTGGCTCATCTGTTGGGGATCTAACTCACATGCTTGTCTGGGGAGGTGTTGGTACTCGCATGGATGCCAGTGTTGAAGAACTTATGATAAAATGGTGTAAAAGATTTAAAAAGACAAGTAAGTGATTCTGATATCATTTCTTATATATGTTGCATAAGATGGATGATGCATATGTCTGTAAAACATGTCTATTTCAATGATTATATAGCTATAGCATACAAAAGAATACATTATATATGTCAAGATATCTTTTAGCAAAGGATACTCATAATGTTTTCCTGTCCTAATTGTATATCATGATAATTATCTTTGTAACATTTATTCATTGATCATTTT harbors:
- the LOC25493883 gene encoding DNAJ protein JJJ1 homolog, encoding MASTAKRCHYEVLGLPRECSPEELRSAYRKLALQRHPDKLVKSGLSQSEATAQFQELQHAYEVLSDPKERAWYDSHRSQILFSDPNSKSNSVVPDLFSFFSNTVYSGFSDSGKGFYKVYSDVFDKIQANEINFAKKLGLGIDSVRQAPLMGNLDSPYAQVTAFYSYWLGFSTVMDFCWADEYDAMAGPNRKSRRLMEEENNKVRRKAKREYNDTVRKLADFVKKRDKRVIDMKVKKNLEMEKKKEEEKERKRKLEMERKERAMAYEEPDWAKVDEEEVEDLYEDDESEKKDEKEFYCVLCGKKFKSEKQWKNHEQSKKHKEKVAEFKDSLDDEEELEAEVDEEGESEREGVDEERLESEEDGVRVDDLEERIRDSLNVADEESANGVELNDDGDDDEFFDAEHAKDGEETGASVDFVVNDDDDDENDVLETMVSGHKGRFDFDENDGNDDDVDDDEIGVLEAMLAGRKSRKPSASTHKPEVSETPTQIESENENDGVGAMEYNNRKPAKKKRRAKKEKGGKNGDETNVPTNGKYEKNVINIGDGDSYAQESSSQYFEENEDNAGKENEQVGRDKKKISNQPVDKKGTSKNTKPRSKLSTRGRKPNRNLGHFCETCEEEFESRNKLHKHLSDSGHAAMKSR
- the LOC25493884 gene encoding uncharacterized protein, which codes for MKLSQNLNLQTNPPIQTRIHRLPLSPNITTSHLFTPPLQKNRFKCITLKAINESISLPTMSEILESSSAQKLNLQLQTLGPFFRITARSLVTDNELGKAEGLVRMWFGRGNILHLDSIKLQRETLGMEKSIFGIGLYIGAVAIRHGFDCGCKSAQLLAINDSDLYHSKLIRFYTRLGFKPVYEVTGSSVGDLTHMLVWGGVGTRMDASVEELMIKWCKRFKKTSVREIPK